The following are from one region of the Planctomycetia bacterium genome:
- a CDS encoding endonuclease/exonuclease/phosphatase family protein, whose translation MASKKPQPRGKSRLFTIVSLLGAIFSSGGVGAYFNPDWPVIGPLVEKLSQRQTSATSEGELGSGKLVEAWRELTAGNEATPAPIETQSRADAVPAQPASARRPGETLLIATFNIQVFGKSKLSKPGVLDVLAQAVRHFDVVAIQEVRASEDDILPRFIEAINADGSRYDFLIGPRLGRTVSTEQYAFVYDTATVACDTAAAGTIADPADLLHREPFEAHFRARTQPQAREFSFWLVNTHTDPDEVKQEVDALADVFQFMRTADPREDDVILLGDLNASESQLGRLGQIPGITWAVSGAMTNTRRNKAYDNILFDRPATSEYTGRWGVFDLESTFGLTREQALQVSDHLPVWAEFHRAEATSRNDIADRDPGVQR comes from the coding sequence ATGGCAAGCAAGAAGCCCCAACCGCGCGGCAAGTCGCGCTTATTCACGATCGTCTCGCTGCTCGGCGCGATCTTTTCCAGCGGCGGCGTCGGCGCGTACTTCAATCCCGATTGGCCGGTCATTGGGCCGCTGGTCGAGAAGCTGAGTCAGCGGCAAACCTCGGCGACATCAGAAGGAGAACTCGGCTCGGGAAAGCTCGTCGAAGCTTGGCGCGAACTGACCGCTGGGAACGAAGCAACTCCCGCCCCGATCGAAACGCAATCTCGCGCCGACGCTGTGCCCGCGCAACCGGCATCCGCTCGGCGACCCGGCGAGACGCTGTTGATCGCCACGTTCAATATCCAAGTGTTTGGCAAGAGCAAGCTGTCGAAGCCAGGCGTGCTCGACGTCTTGGCACAGGCGGTGCGCCATTTTGATGTCGTGGCGATTCAGGAGGTACGCGCCTCGGAGGACGACATCTTGCCGAGATTCATCGAGGCGATCAACGCGGATGGCAGCCGCTACGATTTTCTGATTGGGCCGCGTCTGGGACGCACCGTCAGCACCGAACAATATGCGTTTGTTTACGACACCGCGACCGTCGCCTGCGACACCGCCGCCGCCGGCACGATCGCGGACCCAGCCGATTTGTTGCATCGCGAACCGTTTGAGGCGCACTTCCGAGCGCGCACCCAGCCCCAGGCGCGCGAATTCTCATTCTGGCTTGTCAATACCCACACCGATCCCGACGAAGTCAAGCAAGAGGTTGACGCGCTCGCCGACGTATTTCAATTCATGCGAACGGCCGACCCTCGTGAGGACGACGTGATTTTGCTCGGCGACTTGAACGCCAGCGAATCGCAACTCGGACGACTCGGCCAGATCCCCGGCATCACCTGGGCCGTCAGCGGCGCGATGACAAACACACGCCGCAATAAGGCCTACGACAATATCCTCTTCGATCGCCCTGCCACGAGCGAATACACAGGGCGATGGGGCGTATTCGATCTGGAAAGCACGTTCGGGCTGACTCGCGAGCAGGCCCTGCAAGTATCTGATCACTTGCCAGTCTGGGCGGAGTTTCACCGCGCGGAAGCAACATCGCGGAACGACATTGCGGATCGTGACCCCGGCGTTCAGCGGTAA